From Ananas comosus cultivar F153 linkage group 8, ASM154086v1, whole genome shotgun sequence, one genomic window encodes:
- the LOC109714190 gene encoding rop guanine nucleotide exchange factor 14: MRRLACCRRRTKDMSVDFEEHERVKMYNGLESRILNSCSYDEESGASAMTGGDGCVTADSLDEEVSSCFSSKDITCDSSSFSSHCLLSRKQEENTLDELDTPKSLHNLCSKEKEPITYSMIASDVEAMKEKFARLLLGEDVSGGTKGLSTALALSNAISNLSATVFGELWKLEPLSEDKKIRWHREMEWLLSPTNYMVELVPSQQNGANGGMLEIMIPKARSDVHVNLPALQKLDSMLIEVLDSMVDTEFWYAECGSREEGRSRNAGPRANKKWWLPSPRVPDSGLSHSERKRLVFKAKLVHQVLKAAKTINEQVLLQMPIPPTVKDNLPKSGRVRLGEDIYQAITAECCSTEEIFVSFKFTSEHRVLETVNRLEGAVLAWKQKISDEMDKRSPIRYPWHILKDNVLETEKMVLCTEKVEALLQHIKSRYPNLPQTFIEVIKVKYNKDIAHSIVEAYSRVLVGLAFSILSRIGDILIEDDLKKPTTPIATLKFDFCSDVYLSGITETPPGHIKRSLIYQMNMVDGRTKGTEVTKGIKDYSFDKKSKMITVIAASPLRNKAWCYGKEESEYCTPSCSP; the protein is encoded by the exons gGGTGAAAATGTACAATGGCCTCGAGAGCCGTATACTGAACAGCTGCTCATATGATGAGGAAAGTGGGGCTAGCGCAATGACCGGTGGGGATGGCTGTGTGACCGCTGACTCCCTTGACGAGGAAGTCTCGAGCTGCTTCTCTAGCAAAGATATTACATGTgactcttcttccttctcctcccaTTGCTTGCTATCGAGAAAGCAGGAGGAGAACACACTCGACGAATTGGACACCCCCAAAAGCCTTCATAACCTTTGTAGTAAAGAGAAGGAGCCGATCACTTACTCGATGATTGCCTCGGATGTGGAGGCCATGAAGGAGAAGTTTGCGAGACTGTTGCTTGGCGAGGATGTCTCTGGAGGGACCAAAGGGCTCAGCACTGCTCTTGCATTATCTAACGCCATATCAAACCTCTCAG CAACTGTTTTTGGGGAACTGTGGAAATTGGAACCCCTATCTGAGGATAAAAAGATCAGGTGGCATAGGGAAATGGAGTGGTTGCTCTCTCCCACTAACTACATGGTTGAGCTGGTTCCTTCACAGCAAAACGGGGCTAATGGTGGGATGTTGGAG ATTATGATCCCAAAAGCTCGTTCGGATGTTCATGTGAATCTTCCTGCCCTACAAAAGCTCGATTCCATGCTTATT GAAGTGTTGGACTCAATGGTGGACACGGAGTTCTGGTATGCTGAGTGTGGCAGCCGAGAGGAAGGCCGGAGCCGAAATGCTGGTCCGAGGGCAAACAAGAAATGGTGGCTCCCATCTCCACGTGTTCCTGATTCAGGCCTCTCCCACTCGGAAAGAAAGCGGCTTGTATTTAAGGCAAAACTCGTCCACCAAGTTCTCAAGGCTGCCAAAACAATTAATGAACAAGTCCTACTCCAGATGCCTATTCCTCCTACTGTCAAGGATAACCTTCCAAAG TCCGGAAGAGTTAGATTGGGTGAAGACATATACCAGGCTATAACTGCAGAATGTTGTTCTACTGAGGAGATCTTCGTCTCATTCAAATTCACAAGTGAGCACAGAGTGCTTGAGACGGTGAACCGATTGGAGGGGGCAGTGTTGGCCTGGAAGCAGAAAATTTCTGATGAGATGGATAAGAGATCGCCAATAAGATATCCATGGCACATTTTGAAGGATAATGTATTAGAAACTGAAAAAATGGTGCTTTGTACTGAAAAAGTTGAGGCACTTCTGCAGCATATAAAGAGCAGATATCCGAATCTCCCTCAAACATTTATTGAAGTAATTAAGGTCAAATACAACAAA GACATTGCACATTCTATTGTCGAAGCTTACTCGAGGGTTCTGGTTGGACTGGCATTCAGTATACTGTCGAGGATAGGAGATATCCTCATAGAGGATGACCTGAAGAAGCCCACTACTCCCATCGCCACTCTCAAATTCGACTTCTGTTCTGACGTATACCTCTCCGGTATCACTGAAACTCCGCCGGGCCACATCAAGCGATCTCTAATATACCAGATGAACATGGTCGACGGGCGCACTAAAGGAACTGAAGTCACCAAGGGCATCAAAGATTATTCTTTTGATAAGAAATCGAAGATGATCACCGTGATCGCGGCGAGTCCACTAAGAAACAAAGCTTGGTGTTATGGAAAAGAAGAGAGTGAATATTGTACCCCATCTTGCTCTCCTTAA
- the LOC109714521 gene encoding homeodomain-interacting protein kinase 2-like isoform X1, with protein sequence MEESGSSKEDDPPPWRPPGGAFRPYNASESSSAVDAPAKSGTGKTPFVERLTKGILETFQMCNPNFKHLEVLNPKHFFTNPSDGIQNNGHDNANSDLILYTDCVLVNLESKRRYVVKDMLGQGTFGQVAKCWNMETKNYVAVKVIKNHPAYYRQGLIEVAIVDMLNQKFDPDDQYHIVRILDHFVHQNHLCITFELLGSNLFELIKPKHPRGLSLNNIQMFSQQILQALVVMKDAGIIHCDLKPENILVSSSVQPLIIKVIDFGSACLEGKTCYTYIQVFHILASLSWSRHYRSPEVLLGHQYNAAIDMWSFGCIIAELFLGVPLFPAVSEYDLLKRMIETLGAQPPDSLLRDAKKTNQFFKHVGSTYCMESEGVTTAFRVLTEEEYEERESKRPAIGKLKFKYVKLEDLIANYPYSKNMSKEEIRKESFSRVALVDFLRGLLELDPERRWSPLQALHHPFITGELLTCPYEPPSETRRKPIFDAVTVDHNPGWGHWLANGLSPQVVAMNKSIPQNSPHLSKVPLSYGSSYSSLGSYGSCIDNTGLRSSYNGMNSGPIYSSPLGPRGPLKRAQAGGYFPGPIPDARRMPWMLNPGSLGQMSLGASPLQFSPPSSQMHVSTVSQGSYGPTSPRGFQGSYLRKSAVVGQYNVTKNWGSPTMSMHNEIMSDCGPGHCDNGFQGHVGSPYSVHSTSTHFSRRQPEGGDSSLSSGASTSYRSFPEDSHDENAPHTLDVSYDKLEGSSSAPGPADWDPNYSDDYLLQEDNSEVNSLCFSFSNDMQLGNHTGTTITTPGAGRADYGQQQPYTNSNLTSLNQRAENLLQAYSFGGSNLCTAHSQYFQPILPDRFGQQSVQWFGLVDSASMHGHQIGQQAWPNHNMAYSDFFHQSYGAEQWHVLGRNCWTFHSNDVTPNPW encoded by the exons ATGGAGGAGAGTGGGAGTAGCAAGGAGGACGATCCTCCGCCGTGGAGGCCCCCCGGAGGGGCGTTCCGTCCTTACAATGCGTCCGAGTCTTCCTCCGCCGTCGACGCGCCGGCCAAATCCGGCACCGGAAAGACGCCC TTCGTAGAAAGATTAACCAAAGGCATACTTGAGACTTTCCAAATGTGCaacccaaatttcaaacatTTGGAGGTCTTGAATCCTAAGCATTTCTTTACAAATCCGTCTGATGGAATACAAAACAATGGCCATGACAATGCAAATTCAGATCTTATTCTGTATACTGACTGTGTATTAGTCAACCTGGAATCAAAACGAAG GTATGTTGTCAAAGATATGCTGGGTCAAGGTACATTTGGACAAGTTGCCAAGTGCTGGAATATGGAAACCAAAAATTATGTTGCCGTCAAAGTCATAAAAAATCATCCAGCTTATTATCGGCAGGGTCTGATTGAGGTTGCAATAGTGGACATG CTGAACCAGAAGTTTGATCCTGATGATCAGTATCATATTGTCCGGATTCTTGATCATTTTGTACACCAGAATCATCTATGCATTACTTTTGAACTGCTTGGCTCAAACCT GTTTGAGCTTATAAAACCAAAGCATCCTAGGGGTTTGTCCTTGAACAACATCCAAATGTTCTCACAACAG ATATTGCAAGCATTGGTTGTCATGAAAGACGCCGGTATTATACATTGTGACTTAAAGCCAGAAAATATATTAGTGTCTTCCAG CGTGCAGCCTCTAATAATTAAAGTTATTGATTTTGGTTCAGCATGCCTGGAGGGCAAAACATGTTACACATACATTCAGGTCTTTCATATCCTAGCTTCTTTATCCTGG AGTCGCCATTACAGATCTCCAGAAGTTCTTCTTGGTCATCA ATATAATGCTGCCATCGACATGTGGTCCTTTGGATGCATTATTGCTGAGCTATTTTTAGGAGTGCCTTTATTTCCTGCAGTCTCAGAATACGATCTCCTTAAGCGGATGATAGAGACACTCGG TGCACAGCCGCCTGATAGTTTGCTTAGGGATGCCAAAAAAACAAACCAGTTCTTTAAGCATGTTGGAAGTACGTACTGCATGGAGAGCGAGGGAGTTACAACTGCTTTCCGAGTTTTAACAGAGGAAGAGTATGAAGAA AGAGAATCAAAAAGGCCGGCTATCGGTAAACTGAAGTTCAAATATGTAAAGCTTGAAGATCTGATTGCAAATTACCCTTACAGCAAAAATATGTCCAAAGAAGAAATCCGGAAAG AAAGTTTTAGCCGCGTGGCATTGGTTGATTTTTTGCGGGGCCTTCTTGAGCTTGATCCGGAGAGACGTTGGTCACCATTGCAG GCTTTGCATCATCCATTTATCACTGGTGAGCTCTTGACATGTCCATATGAACCTCCTTCAGAGACACGGAGAAAA CCCATCTTTGATGCTGTCACGGTGGATCATAATCCAGGATGGGGTCACTGGCTAGCTAATGGCCTTTCACCTCAG GTTGTTGCTATGAACAAAAGTATACCACAAAATAGCCCTCACTTGTCAAAGGTGCCCCTTTCTTATGGTAGTAGCTATAGCAGCCTTGGAAGTTATGGGAGTTGTATCGATAATACTGGTCTCAGGAGCAGCTACAATGGGATGAATAGTGGACCCATATATTCTTCACCATTAGGCCCACGGGGGCCCCTTAAGCGTGCACAAGCTGGAGGATATTTTCCTGGACCTATTCCGGATGCTAGACGAATGCCTTGGATGTTAAATCCTGGAAGTTTAGGGCAAATGTCTCTTGGAGCTAGCCCGTTACAGTTCTCTCCCCCAAGCTCCCAAATGCACGTCTCCACTGTATCACAAGGAAGCTATGGTCCCACTTCTCCTAGAGGGTTCCAAGGTTCATATCTGAGAAAATCAGCTGTGGTAGGCCAATACAACGTAACAAAAAATTGGGGTTCGCCAACAATGTCTATGCATAATGAAATCATGTCAGATTGTGGACCAGGACACTGTGATAATGGATTTCAAGGACATGTTGGCTCTCCTTACAGTGTACATTCAACCTCCACTCATTTCAGTAGGAGGCAACCGGAAGGTGGGGACAGTAGCTTATCTTCAGGTGCTTCAACCAGTTACAGATCATTCCCTGAAGATTCACATGACGAAAATGCTCCACATACATTGGATGTTTCATATGATAAATTAGAAGGCAGTTCATCAGCTCCTGGTCCGGCAGATTGGGATCCCAATTATAG TGATGATTATCTTTTGCAAGAGGATAATTCAGAAGTGAACTCCCTCTGTTTTTCGTTTAGTAATGACATGCAGCTTGGTAACCATACTGGGACTACAATTACAACTCCTGGAGCTGGCAGGGCTGATTATGGTCAACAGCAGCCTTATACGAACTCAAATCTCACATCATTAAATCAAAG AGCAGAGAACCTGCTTCAAGCATATTCGTTTGGTGGCAGTAACCTTTGCACTGCTCATTCCCAATATTTTCAGCCAATCTTACCTGACCGATTTGGGCAGCAATCTGTTCAGTGGTTTGGTCTTGTGGATTCTGCTTCTATGCATGGTCATCAAATTGGTCAGCAGGCCTGGCCAAATCACAATATGGCGTATTCAGATTTTTTTCACCAATCATACGGTGCAGAGCAATGGCATGTCTTAGG GAGGAATTGCTGGACATTCCATTCCAATGACGTTACCCCGAACCCATGGTGA
- the LOC109714521 gene encoding homeodomain-interacting protein kinase 2-like isoform X2 — MEESGSSKEDDPPPWRPPGGAFRPYNASESSSAVDAPAKSGTGKTPFVERLTKGILETFQMCNPNFKHLEVLNPKHFFTNPSDGIQNNGHDNANSDLILYTDCVLVNLESKRRYVVKDMLGQGTFGQVAKCWNMETKNYVAVKVIKNHPAYYRQGLIEVAIVDMLNQKFDPDDQYHIVRILDHFVHQNHLCITFELLGSNLFELIKPKHPRGLSLNNIQMFSQQILQALVVMKDAGIIHCDLKPENILVSSSVQPLIIKVIDFGSACLEGKTCYTYIQSRHYRSPEVLLGHQYNAAIDMWSFGCIIAELFLGVPLFPAVSEYDLLKRMIETLGAQPPDSLLRDAKKTNQFFKHVGSTYCMESEGVTTAFRVLTEEEYEERESKRPAIGKLKFKYVKLEDLIANYPYSKNMSKEEIRKESFSRVALVDFLRGLLELDPERRWSPLQALHHPFITGELLTCPYEPPSETRRKPIFDAVTVDHNPGWGHWLANGLSPQVVAMNKSIPQNSPHLSKVPLSYGSSYSSLGSYGSCIDNTGLRSSYNGMNSGPIYSSPLGPRGPLKRAQAGGYFPGPIPDARRMPWMLNPGSLGQMSLGASPLQFSPPSSQMHVSTVSQGSYGPTSPRGFQGSYLRKSAVVGQYNVTKNWGSPTMSMHNEIMSDCGPGHCDNGFQGHVGSPYSVHSTSTHFSRRQPEGGDSSLSSGASTSYRSFPEDSHDENAPHTLDVSYDKLEGSSSAPGPADWDPNYSDDYLLQEDNSEVNSLCFSFSNDMQLGNHTGTTITTPGAGRADYGQQQPYTNSNLTSLNQRAENLLQAYSFGGSNLCTAHSQYFQPILPDRFGQQSVQWFGLVDSASMHGHQIGQQAWPNHNMAYSDFFHQSYGAEQWHVLGRNCWTFHSNDVTPNPW; from the exons ATGGAGGAGAGTGGGAGTAGCAAGGAGGACGATCCTCCGCCGTGGAGGCCCCCCGGAGGGGCGTTCCGTCCTTACAATGCGTCCGAGTCTTCCTCCGCCGTCGACGCGCCGGCCAAATCCGGCACCGGAAAGACGCCC TTCGTAGAAAGATTAACCAAAGGCATACTTGAGACTTTCCAAATGTGCaacccaaatttcaaacatTTGGAGGTCTTGAATCCTAAGCATTTCTTTACAAATCCGTCTGATGGAATACAAAACAATGGCCATGACAATGCAAATTCAGATCTTATTCTGTATACTGACTGTGTATTAGTCAACCTGGAATCAAAACGAAG GTATGTTGTCAAAGATATGCTGGGTCAAGGTACATTTGGACAAGTTGCCAAGTGCTGGAATATGGAAACCAAAAATTATGTTGCCGTCAAAGTCATAAAAAATCATCCAGCTTATTATCGGCAGGGTCTGATTGAGGTTGCAATAGTGGACATG CTGAACCAGAAGTTTGATCCTGATGATCAGTATCATATTGTCCGGATTCTTGATCATTTTGTACACCAGAATCATCTATGCATTACTTTTGAACTGCTTGGCTCAAACCT GTTTGAGCTTATAAAACCAAAGCATCCTAGGGGTTTGTCCTTGAACAACATCCAAATGTTCTCACAACAG ATATTGCAAGCATTGGTTGTCATGAAAGACGCCGGTATTATACATTGTGACTTAAAGCCAGAAAATATATTAGTGTCTTCCAG CGTGCAGCCTCTAATAATTAAAGTTATTGATTTTGGTTCAGCATGCCTGGAGGGCAAAACATGTTACACATACATTCAG AGTCGCCATTACAGATCTCCAGAAGTTCTTCTTGGTCATCA ATATAATGCTGCCATCGACATGTGGTCCTTTGGATGCATTATTGCTGAGCTATTTTTAGGAGTGCCTTTATTTCCTGCAGTCTCAGAATACGATCTCCTTAAGCGGATGATAGAGACACTCGG TGCACAGCCGCCTGATAGTTTGCTTAGGGATGCCAAAAAAACAAACCAGTTCTTTAAGCATGTTGGAAGTACGTACTGCATGGAGAGCGAGGGAGTTACAACTGCTTTCCGAGTTTTAACAGAGGAAGAGTATGAAGAA AGAGAATCAAAAAGGCCGGCTATCGGTAAACTGAAGTTCAAATATGTAAAGCTTGAAGATCTGATTGCAAATTACCCTTACAGCAAAAATATGTCCAAAGAAGAAATCCGGAAAG AAAGTTTTAGCCGCGTGGCATTGGTTGATTTTTTGCGGGGCCTTCTTGAGCTTGATCCGGAGAGACGTTGGTCACCATTGCAG GCTTTGCATCATCCATTTATCACTGGTGAGCTCTTGACATGTCCATATGAACCTCCTTCAGAGACACGGAGAAAA CCCATCTTTGATGCTGTCACGGTGGATCATAATCCAGGATGGGGTCACTGGCTAGCTAATGGCCTTTCACCTCAG GTTGTTGCTATGAACAAAAGTATACCACAAAATAGCCCTCACTTGTCAAAGGTGCCCCTTTCTTATGGTAGTAGCTATAGCAGCCTTGGAAGTTATGGGAGTTGTATCGATAATACTGGTCTCAGGAGCAGCTACAATGGGATGAATAGTGGACCCATATATTCTTCACCATTAGGCCCACGGGGGCCCCTTAAGCGTGCACAAGCTGGAGGATATTTTCCTGGACCTATTCCGGATGCTAGACGAATGCCTTGGATGTTAAATCCTGGAAGTTTAGGGCAAATGTCTCTTGGAGCTAGCCCGTTACAGTTCTCTCCCCCAAGCTCCCAAATGCACGTCTCCACTGTATCACAAGGAAGCTATGGTCCCACTTCTCCTAGAGGGTTCCAAGGTTCATATCTGAGAAAATCAGCTGTGGTAGGCCAATACAACGTAACAAAAAATTGGGGTTCGCCAACAATGTCTATGCATAATGAAATCATGTCAGATTGTGGACCAGGACACTGTGATAATGGATTTCAAGGACATGTTGGCTCTCCTTACAGTGTACATTCAACCTCCACTCATTTCAGTAGGAGGCAACCGGAAGGTGGGGACAGTAGCTTATCTTCAGGTGCTTCAACCAGTTACAGATCATTCCCTGAAGATTCACATGACGAAAATGCTCCACATACATTGGATGTTTCATATGATAAATTAGAAGGCAGTTCATCAGCTCCTGGTCCGGCAGATTGGGATCCCAATTATAG TGATGATTATCTTTTGCAAGAGGATAATTCAGAAGTGAACTCCCTCTGTTTTTCGTTTAGTAATGACATGCAGCTTGGTAACCATACTGGGACTACAATTACAACTCCTGGAGCTGGCAGGGCTGATTATGGTCAACAGCAGCCTTATACGAACTCAAATCTCACATCATTAAATCAAAG AGCAGAGAACCTGCTTCAAGCATATTCGTTTGGTGGCAGTAACCTTTGCACTGCTCATTCCCAATATTTTCAGCCAATCTTACCTGACCGATTTGGGCAGCAATCTGTTCAGTGGTTTGGTCTTGTGGATTCTGCTTCTATGCATGGTCATCAAATTGGTCAGCAGGCCTGGCCAAATCACAATATGGCGTATTCAGATTTTTTTCACCAATCATACGGTGCAGAGCAATGGCATGTCTTAGG GAGGAATTGCTGGACATTCCATTCCAATGACGTTACCCCGAACCCATGGTGA